In a genomic window of Treponema primitia ZAS-1:
- a CDS encoding PIN domain-containing protein — MTYALDTNIISYFLKKDATIVARMRLENSKETKFVIPPTVYFEINNWLLRNNSKNKMAIFEKMYLAQGVGAIDKAVLDIASTVKMKMQNHGKGISDDDLFIAAYCLKHNLPLVTNNTDHFINVESLEILNWVE, encoded by the coding sequence ATGACATATGCCCTTGATACTAATATTATTTCCTATTTTCTCAAAAAAGATGCAACGATTGTCGCACGGATGCGACTGGAAAATAGTAAAGAAACCAAATTTGTAATTCCCCCAACTGTTTATTTTGAAATCAATAATTGGCTCTTGAGAAATAATTCAAAAAACAAAATGGCGATATTTGAGAAAATGTATTTGGCTCAAGGCGTTGGTGCTATTGACAAAGCTGTTTTGGACATTGCTTCAACGGTAAAAATGAAAATGCAAAACCATGGCAAGGGCATTAGTGATGACGATTTGTTTATTGCGGCCTATTGTTTGAAACATAACTTGCCTCTTGTTACCAATAATACAGATCATTTTATAAATGTAGAAAGTTTAGAAATTCTAAATTGGGTTGAATAG
- a CDS encoding sacsin N-terminal ATP-binding-like domain-containing protein, which yields MIIADTIRDRYIREYTQEKFRLESDFKEDEQRRTDYHGRELLELLQNVDDAAVKADIQNADVLLEYKNNIFTVANNGTQFTAETIERLCHGAASNKTDDFIGNKGTGFRSLLNWGRQIEIHSGEFHIGFSQNYANSEFEKILSGCAILQEQKKNVPNLSMPVLHCPFEVNSLNNKYDTTIQIITDDSLQNDEQNILKQLQRFDHKTLLFLPNIMQIIIKTDEYTKIIRKAPKENEEIEIYVDETIEKYLYFKNPDEPQIDTGKNEKRKIRTAIAIALDEWDYSDETMYCFFPIRSFSTPLNMLMHATFELNANRDDIPPNETNRSVFEHLLKFAVSIAENTLTHKGDNLLAIKTLTPSNMKNSLWDSSRFNRFDFYLKLLKNCKFIPTVNDDFVSMSNEPKLIASNFPDSFTGKYFANLLKQMPSQENGELLRQLAKYHGIDLEYKEDELSTMISEAQKQWSISERVEAFIWWCKEYKSDILPNLMLNQKKKYVKVNESIYFVGRKRELNIPDWTKVNQLNRSYEIELIKQLKENSIIKKELNEEPKSKIERIIQRHSGSQYNSLIPQVKFLDTDASQIISPINTSVGDDNTNSVKFVVWLWENYSKKLDWTPPPDVRFNLPSKKGTVERSSSLYFDNDYDNQLGDKLFIGGEFAAFPNIKTFSISENEKFDFQNFIIKLGVKKFPELVMREVKNQKFRSYFTDEVLAEKLPGNENKERVSELNNIEFNTINRLEKILEDLSLREIIAWIKSDSELQDELDLKHSGSVNFKYIAKIESYRSRNYTDYQHSYIKFIFENTKWFEINKQKYSPNQCVYAYPGINISGVVPTVTNQQIKDLANQLNITQKELKDFLTKIGVKDKITDLESRYFYEVLLKLPEHDQSGQISEKIYREIIDFENNPFDESDNKAKFVNLGQVFTKNHSGKGYHIVSDSYFSNSIQVNVGNYHIMETPSRKARFEIFNSIFGVKKFEEKYEVIQSSIQTHPENNKFQADFRDFKIYVKPWGEKNVRLKERLDNLKVQIVSNITLTDGGTQQDISTDYTPIKGKAQWFIYLHHSSSFDQWKNSECMKEIIAQVANTPNNEFLNQIRELYRTPEKRSDIVRETFGIVNVINEISKNQIRVELAEALNIDYESIELIDIDFINFNSIDNSESLIKLLNSHNSNIKTITSAGFGYSIDLKPFWVKKIRDYLSTEEENYKNKLYAEYLQLTQGCHENFLNDFNKFKYFMPETDEIGNDIEFNVESYLNDKFPINKKNAKQNNASNVYNNNFNKLNAIISKNEFLDFIDENIDLKSMIYFLNVEYEEIIKQRFEKTLSDSEIEARSPVIPDDESTQITLSNSKLKPVAPQENAANHNHGRPHTRSSIEKSDNSKSKNGKDAERVVWKKLKEIYSSLRWTSENSDIPAERNNSSIYDMEYLNNGKKYFVEVKASSKEFFMSFSEFNFAKENTEVYELYFVDINAKRIDGPHKIEELEGSKIATQYKFSYEIDE from the coding sequence ATGATTATAGCAGATACTATTCGTGATAGATATATTCGAGAGTATACCCAAGAAAAATTCAGATTAGAGTCTGATTTTAAGGAGGACGAACAAAGACGAACCGACTACCACGGACGAGAACTGTTAGAGCTGCTTCAGAACGTAGATGATGCTGCTGTAAAAGCAGATATCCAGAATGCAGATGTCCTGCTAGAGTATAAAAACAACATATTTACTGTGGCGAACAATGGTACACAATTCACAGCAGAAACTATCGAAAGATTGTGTCATGGTGCTGCAAGCAATAAAACTGATGACTTCATCGGGAATAAGGGGACAGGTTTTCGTTCTTTACTTAATTGGGGGAGGCAAATAGAAATTCATTCCGGTGAGTTTCATATTGGTTTTTCTCAAAATTATGCTAATTCAGAATTTGAAAAAATTCTATCCGGATGTGCAATATTACAAGAACAGAAAAAAAATGTACCAAATCTATCAATGCCGGTTTTGCATTGTCCGTTTGAAGTGAATTCTTTAAATAACAAATATGATACTACTATTCAAATTATTACGGATGACTCGTTGCAAAATGATGAGCAGAATATATTGAAACAGCTACAAAGATTTGATCATAAAACCTTGTTATTTTTACCAAATATTATGCAAATAATAATAAAAACAGATGAATATACAAAGATAATTAGGAAAGCACCTAAGGAGAATGAAGAAATTGAAATCTATGTGGATGAGACTATTGAAAAATACTTATATTTCAAGAATCCCGACGAACCGCAGATTGATACTGGTAAAAATGAAAAACGAAAGATAAGAACGGCAATTGCCATTGCTCTTGATGAATGGGATTATTCTGATGAGACGATGTATTGTTTTTTCCCCATAAGAAGTTTTTCAACACCGCTAAATATGCTTATGCACGCAACATTTGAATTGAATGCTAATCGCGATGATATTCCTCCGAATGAAACGAATAGATCGGTTTTTGAGCATCTTTTAAAATTTGCCGTATCTATTGCAGAAAATACTCTTACCCATAAAGGCGATAATTTATTGGCTATTAAAACACTCACGCCTAGTAATATGAAGAATAGTTTGTGGGATAGCAGTAGATTTAATCGTTTTGACTTTTATTTGAAATTGCTTAAAAATTGCAAATTTATTCCAACAGTTAATGACGATTTTGTTTCAATGTCTAACGAGCCAAAACTTATAGCATCCAATTTTCCTGATTCTTTTACAGGAAAATATTTTGCTAATTTACTAAAACAAATGCCATCACAAGAAAATGGTGAACTATTGCGACAATTAGCCAAATACCATGGTATTGATTTGGAGTATAAAGAAGATGAATTATCTACAATGATTTCTGAAGCGCAAAAACAATGGTCAATTTCGGAACGAGTAGAAGCATTTATTTGGTGGTGCAAAGAATATAAATCAGATATCTTACCTAACTTAATGCTAAATCAGAAAAAGAAGTATGTAAAAGTAAATGAGAGCATTTATTTTGTTGGAAGAAAGCGGGAATTAAATATACCGGATTGGACAAAAGTGAATCAGCTTAACAGAAGTTATGAAATTGAATTAATAAAACAATTGAAAGAAAATAGCATCATAAAAAAAGAGCTGAATGAAGAACCTAAATCAAAAATTGAACGTATAATCCAGCGTCATTCAGGATCACAATATAATAGTTTAATTCCACAAGTAAAATTTCTAGATACCGATGCTTCTCAGATAATATCTCCAATAAATACATCAGTAGGAGATGATAATACTAATTCGGTTAAATTTGTTGTATGGCTATGGGAGAATTACTCTAAAAAACTTGATTGGACACCACCTCCTGATGTAAGATTTAATTTGCCCAGCAAAAAAGGGACGGTAGAAAGATCTAGTTCGCTGTATTTTGATAATGATTATGATAATCAATTGGGTGATAAACTTTTTATTGGCGGTGAATTTGCTGCTTTTCCAAATATTAAAACATTTTCAATTTCAGAAAATGAAAAATTTGATTTCCAAAATTTTATTATTAAATTAGGTGTTAAAAAGTTTCCGGAATTAGTGATGCGCGAAGTTAAAAATCAGAAATTTAGGAGTTATTTCACCGATGAAGTTTTGGCAGAAAAACTACCCGGTAATGAAAATAAAGAGCGTGTATCTGAACTAAATAATATCGAATTCAATACTATAAATAGATTAGAAAAAATACTTGAGGATCTTTCATTAAGAGAAATTATAGCATGGATAAAATCAGATTCTGAATTACAAGATGAGCTTGACTTGAAACATTCAGGCAGCGTTAATTTTAAATACATAGCTAAAATAGAAAGCTACCGATCAAGGAATTATACCGACTACCAACATAGCTATATTAAATTTATCTTTGAAAACACAAAGTGGTTTGAAATAAATAAACAAAAATATTCTCCTAATCAATGTGTGTATGCTTATCCAGGAATTAATATTTCCGGAGTGGTTCCGACAGTGACAAATCAACAGATTAAAGATTTAGCAAATCAATTAAACATTACGCAGAAAGAATTAAAAGATTTCTTAACAAAGATAGGTGTAAAGGATAAAATAACTGATTTAGAATCACGTTATTTCTACGAAGTGTTACTTAAACTCCCGGAGCATGATCAAAGTGGTCAAATCTCTGAAAAAATATATCGTGAGATTATAGATTTTGAAAATAATCCATTTGATGAGTCGGACAATAAGGCAAAATTCGTCAATTTAGGTCAAGTATTCACTAAGAACCACAGCGGTAAGGGCTATCATATAGTATCTGATTCTTATTTCAGTAATAGTATTCAAGTAAATGTTGGAAATTACCATATTATGGAAACACCATCGAGGAAAGCCCGCTTTGAGATATTTAATAGTATTTTCGGCGTGAAAAAATTTGAAGAAAAATATGAAGTAATACAAAGTAGTATTCAAACCCATCCGGAAAACAACAAATTCCAAGCAGATTTTAGGGATTTCAAAATTTATGTCAAGCCTTGGGGAGAGAAAAATGTAAGATTAAAAGAAAGATTAGATAATTTAAAAGTTCAAATTGTTTCAAATATTACTCTAACCGACGGCGGTACTCAGCAGGATATATCGACTGATTATACGCCAATAAAAGGTAAGGCACAATGGTTTATATATTTGCACCATTCCAGCTCGTTTGACCAATGGAAGAATTCGGAATGCATGAAAGAAATAATAGCTCAAGTTGCAAACACTCCTAATAATGAATTTTTAAATCAAATTCGTGAGCTATATCGAACTCCGGAAAAAAGGTCAGATATTGTGCGGGAAACATTCGGCATAGTTAATGTTATAAATGAAATATCAAAGAATCAAATACGTGTAGAATTGGCAGAGGCTCTAAATATTGATTATGAATCTATCGAGTTGATCGATATTGATTTCATTAATTTTAATTCAATAGATAATTCAGAATCATTGATAAAATTATTAAATTCGCATAATAGTAATATTAAAACAATTACCAGCGCCGGCTTTGGGTATTCAATTGATCTTAAACCATTTTGGGTTAAAAAAATTAGGGACTATTTATCTACTGAGGAAGAGAATTATAAAAATAAATTATACGCTGAATATCTACAGTTAACACAAGGTTGTCATGAAAACTTTTTAAATGACTTTAATAAATTTAAATATTTTATGCCTGAAACTGATGAAATTGGCAATGATATTGAATTTAATGTTGAATCTTATTTAAATGATAAGTTCCCGATTAATAAAAAAAATGCGAAACAAAATAATGCAAGTAATGTCTATAATAATAATTTCAATAAACTCAATGCTATTATATCGAAAAATGAATTTTTAGATTTTATAGATGAAAATATCGATTTAAAATCAATGATTTACTTTTTAAATGTGGAATATGAAGAAATCATCAAACAGCGATTCGAAAAAACCCTAAGCGATTCAGAAATAGAAGCTAGAAGTCCAGTGATACCTGATGACGAAAGTACGCAGATTACATTGTCTAATAGTAAGCTTAAACCAGTTGCACCACAAGAGAATGCTGCTAACCATAATCATGGCCGACCGCATACAAGATCATCAATTGAAAAGAGCGATAATTCAAAGTCAAAAAATGGCAAGGATGCCGAGCGGGTAGTTTGGAAGAAATTAAAAGAAATCTATTCGTCATTGCGTTGGACATCTGAAAATTCCGATATACCAGCAGAAAGAAACAATTCTTCAATATACGATATGGAGTATTTGAATAATGGCAAAAAATATTTTGTGGAAGTAAAAGCAAGTTCGAAGGAATTTTTTATGTCATTTTCAGAATTTAATTTTGCTAAAGAAAATACGGAAGTTTATGAACTATATTTCGTCGATATTAATGCCAAAAGGATAGATGGACCTCATAAAATCGAAGAACTTGAAGGGTCTAAAATTGCTACTCAATATAAATTCTCCTATGAAATTGACGAATAA
- a CDS encoding 5'-nucleotidase C-terminal domain-containing protein, translated as MRNKRLGFVFLLGVLLFTGCENDLMNNDDTGAIPRPAPDEVSVIVGNGQLEIRWTKVATAIGYELYYNTADDPDTAQRWYLIEVNESRLVRAVITPLVNGTPYHVWVKVNYPHGQSEYSERGSGIPLPPPYWPDPISPVIAAGDEELGVRWPEAMDASGYELYYSINPVPPAETLSALSPDKDHGLISVTGVTEMIIPGLQNARPYYLFVRAVNSAGHSTFSVPASASPVGATAVPAAPVLTLIGGDKRLTLSWKAVQWAKSYKVYYSLEAAMPAEPVSDTAMELTITGQDVRAVISSTIENEKTYHAWVIAVNTIGDSPASQMSSAETRPKPPLDQDNVSFVIGTAAERFINEEANNGDRLSRKKETALGDMLCDSCTWYVREVLGEPIDFVYQNGGLITGALSKGTVTVGDIKAIIYPGDSLTILTMKGSAVLELFEFASKVSHGGGGGSGTGAWGMVSKEIRYTLDYTGRENNDAELKNLRFNGEPIEANRDYRIGINNYMYTGGDGYWMFQVNGANVKQTNRTMASVLVDYIYAQDLPLVPKTDGRVALIGGAVQ; from the coding sequence ATGAGGAATAAAAGACTGGGCTTTGTTTTTCTGCTTGGGGTACTGCTGTTTACCGGGTGTGAGAATGACCTCATGAATAACGATGATACTGGGGCCATTCCCCGGCCGGCGCCGGACGAGGTTTCGGTGATAGTCGGGAATGGGCAGCTTGAAATCCGCTGGACCAAGGTTGCGACCGCCATCGGGTACGAACTGTATTATAACACCGCAGATGATCCCGATACTGCCCAACGGTGGTATCTCATTGAAGTCAACGAATCCCGTCTGGTGCGGGCCGTCATAACGCCCCTGGTCAACGGTACTCCCTACCATGTGTGGGTCAAGGTGAACTATCCCCACGGCCAATCCGAGTATAGCGAAAGGGGCAGCGGTATCCCCCTGCCGCCGCCCTATTGGCCTGATCCGATAAGCCCGGTCATCGCCGCCGGGGACGAGGAACTGGGGGTACGCTGGCCTGAGGCGATGGATGCTTCAGGCTACGAACTGTATTACAGTATCAACCCCGTACCCCCCGCAGAAACACTCAGCGCCCTGTCTCCCGATAAAGACCATGGGCTGATTTCCGTCACCGGGGTAACTGAAATGATCATCCCTGGACTGCAGAACGCCCGGCCCTATTACCTCTTTGTACGGGCGGTGAATTCTGCGGGGCATTCGACTTTCTCGGTCCCCGCTTCCGCAAGTCCCGTAGGCGCAACTGCCGTCCCTGCCGCGCCGGTACTCACCCTCATCGGTGGGGATAAGCGGCTCACCCTTTCCTGGAAAGCGGTCCAGTGGGCAAAAAGCTACAAAGTGTACTACAGCCTGGAAGCGGCCATGCCCGCAGAGCCGGTAAGCGATACCGCCATGGAACTGACGATTACCGGCCAGGATGTACGGGCGGTGATTAGCAGTACTATTGAGAATGAAAAGACCTACCATGCCTGGGTAATAGCGGTCAACACCATTGGTGATTCCCCTGCCAGCCAAATGTCCAGTGCGGAAACCAGGCCCAAGCCGCCCCTGGATCAGGACAATGTGAGCTTTGTAATCGGGACGGCGGCGGAGCGGTTTATCAATGAGGAAGCCAACAACGGTGACCGTCTGAGCCGCAAGAAGGAAACTGCCCTGGGGGATATGCTCTGCGACAGCTGTACCTGGTATGTGCGGGAAGTGCTGGGTGAACCCATAGATTTTGTGTACCAAAACGGCGGGCTCATCACCGGGGCCCTTTCCAAAGGCACTGTCACGGTGGGAGATATTAAGGCAATAATCTACCCGGGGGATTCCCTTACCATCCTTACGATGAAGGGTTCCGCCGTGCTGGAACTGTTTGAATTTGCCTCCAAGGTAAGCCACGGCGGGGGCGGGGGCAGCGGCACCGGGGCCTGGGGCATGGTGTCAAAGGAAATACGCTATACCCTGGACTATACGGGCAGGGAAAACAACGATGCGGAGCTCAAGAACCTGCGCTTCAACGGCGAGCCCATTGAAGCGAACCGGGATTACCGCATTGGTATCAATAACTATATGTATACCGGCGGTGATGGCTACTGGATGTTCCAGGTAAACGGCGCCAATGTCAAGCAAACTAACCGGACCATGGCGTCCGTACTGGTAGACTACATCTATGCCCAGGATCTACCCCTGGTTCCTAAAACCGATGGACGGGTGGCCCTTATCGGAGGAGCGGTTCAGTAG